A part of Spodoptera frugiperda isolate SF20-4 chromosome 25, AGI-APGP_CSIRO_Sfru_2.0, whole genome shotgun sequence genomic DNA contains:
- the LOC118272480 gene encoding L-lactate dehydrogenase isoform X1, producing MAENNCNNHSLENGDGKMATVGKLLQARQEKVVDTGNKVTVVGVGQVGMATVFSLLTQGVTNNIVMVDTNEDKLKGEMMDLQHGSAFLFNANIKAGTDYSITADSQICVIAAGVRQLEGEDRRNLVQRNVEVLKGIVPKLLKYSPNAILLIASNPVDVLTYVTWKISGLPKHRVIGSGTNLDSARFRYLLSQKLNIAPTSCHAYIIGEHGDSSVPVWSSVNIAGVRLRDLNKNIGLDSDEENWKETHTQVVQSAYEVIKLKGYTSWAIGLSLTQLVKAILTNAASVHAVTTCVQGEHGITDNVFLSLPCVLGRNGVLDVIRQPLTDVEREQVFKSATLMAELQAKIKF from the exons ATGGCGGAGAATAATTGCAACAACCACAGCCTCGAGAACGGCGACG GCAAGATGGCGACGGTGGGCAAGCTGCTGCAGGCGCGCCAGGAGAAGGTGGTGGACACGGGCAACAAGGTGACCGTGGTGGGGGTCGGCCAGGTCGGCATGGCCACCGTCTTCTCACTCCTCACGCAG GGTGTGACAAATAACATCGTGATGGTGGACACGAATGAAGACAAGTTGAAAGGAGAAATGATGGACTTGCAGCACGGATCCGCCTTCTTATTCAACGCCAACATTAAGGCTGGCACAG ACTACTCGATCACGGCGGACTCGCAGATCTGCGTGATCGCGGCCGGCGTGCGGCAGCTGGAGGGCGAGGACAGGCGCAACCTGGTGCAGAGGAACGTCGAGGTGCTCAAGGGGATCGTACCCAAA CTGCTGAAATACAGTCCCAACGCGATCCTCTTAATCGCCAGCAACCCAGTGGATGTCCTGACCTACGTGACCTGGAAGATCAGTGGCCTGCCCAAGCACCGTGTGATCGGCTCGGGAACGAACCTCGACTCCGCCAGGTTCCGCTATCTGCTCTCGCAGAAACTGAACATAGCGCCTACGTCCTGCCATGCGTATATAATTGGGGAGCACGGTGACAGTAGTG TACCGGTCTGGTCAAGTGTGAACATCGCAGGCGTGCGTCTCCGGGATCTCAACAAGAACATTGGCTTGGACTCTGATGAGGAGAATTGGAAGGAGACACACACCCAGGTGGTGCAGAGTGCGTACGAAGTCATCAAGCTGAAGGGCTACACCTCCTGGGCTATCGGGCTGTCCCTCACGCAGCTGGTGAAGGCCATCCTCACCAACGCAGCCAGCGTGCACGCTGTGACTACTTGTGTGCAG GGCGAGCACGGCATCACCGACAACGTGTTCCTGTCGCTGCCGTGCGTGCTCGGCCGCAACGGTGTCCTCGACGTCATACGCCAGCCTCTCACCGACGTGGAGAGGGAGCAAGTATTCAAATCAGCTACACTCATGGCAGAACTTCAGGCCAAAAtcaagttttaa
- the LOC118272480 gene encoding L-lactate dehydrogenase isoform X2, whose protein sequence is MVDTNEDKLKGEMMDLQHGSAFLFNANIKAGTDYSITADSQICVIAAGVRQLEGEDRRNLVQRNVEVLKGIVPKLLKYSPNAILLIASNPVDVLTYVTWKISGLPKHRVIGSGTNLDSARFRYLLSQKLNIAPTSCHAYIIGEHGDSSVPVWSSVNIAGVRLRDLNKNIGLDSDEENWKETHTQVVQSAYEVIKLKGYTSWAIGLSLTQLVKAILTNAASVHAVTTCVQGEHGITDNVFLSLPCVLGRNGVLDVIRQPLTDVEREQVFKSATLMAELQAKIKF, encoded by the exons ATGGTGGACACGAATGAAGACAAGTTGAAAGGAGAAATGATGGACTTGCAGCACGGATCCGCCTTCTTATTCAACGCCAACATTAAGGCTGGCACAG ACTACTCGATCACGGCGGACTCGCAGATCTGCGTGATCGCGGCCGGCGTGCGGCAGCTGGAGGGCGAGGACAGGCGCAACCTGGTGCAGAGGAACGTCGAGGTGCTCAAGGGGATCGTACCCAAA CTGCTGAAATACAGTCCCAACGCGATCCTCTTAATCGCCAGCAACCCAGTGGATGTCCTGACCTACGTGACCTGGAAGATCAGTGGCCTGCCCAAGCACCGTGTGATCGGCTCGGGAACGAACCTCGACTCCGCCAGGTTCCGCTATCTGCTCTCGCAGAAACTGAACATAGCGCCTACGTCCTGCCATGCGTATATAATTGGGGAGCACGGTGACAGTAGTG TACCGGTCTGGTCAAGTGTGAACATCGCAGGCGTGCGTCTCCGGGATCTCAACAAGAACATTGGCTTGGACTCTGATGAGGAGAATTGGAAGGAGACACACACCCAGGTGGTGCAGAGTGCGTACGAAGTCATCAAGCTGAAGGGCTACACCTCCTGGGCTATCGGGCTGTCCCTCACGCAGCTGGTGAAGGCCATCCTCACCAACGCAGCCAGCGTGCACGCTGTGACTACTTGTGTGCAG GGCGAGCACGGCATCACCGACAACGTGTTCCTGTCGCTGCCGTGCGTGCTCGGCCGCAACGGTGTCCTCGACGTCATACGCCAGCCTCTCACCGACGTGGAGAGGGAGCAAGTATTCAAATCAGCTACACTCATGGCAGAACTTCAGGCCAAAAtcaagttttaa